Proteins encoded together in one Bosea sp. (in: a-proteobacteria) window:
- a CDS encoding DUF1269 domain-containing protein, translating to MSDLVFIAFPTEQKAEEVRQKVLSLQREYLIELGDAVVVVKNDKGEVKLNQMINLTTAGAASGALWGTLIGFIFLAPLVGTAIGAASGALSGKFSDIGINDQFMKDAASALQPGTAGLFLLIRKMTTDKVLADLRGSGGTLIKTSFDETKEAELREALSAVTAAGPAA from the coding sequence ATGAGCGATCTCGTTTTCATCGCCTTCCCGACCGAGCAGAAGGCGGAGGAGGTGCGGCAGAAGGTGCTGTCGCTTCAGCGCGAATATCTGATCGAGCTCGGCGACGCCGTCGTCGTGGTCAAGAACGACAAGGGCGAGGTCAAGCTCAACCAGATGATCAACCTGACCACGGCGGGCGCCGCCTCCGGCGCGCTGTGGGGCACGCTGATCGGCTTCATTTTCCTGGCGCCGCTGGTCGGCACCGCGATCGGCGCGGCCTCGGGCGCGCTCAGCGGCAAGTTCAGCGACATCGGCATCAACGACCAGTTCATGAAGGACGCGGCCTCCGCGCTGCAGCCGGGCACGGCGGGCCTGTTCCTGCTGATCCGCAAGATGACGACCGACAAGGTGCTCGCCGACCTGCGCGGCAGCGGCGGCACCCTGATCAAGACCTCCTTCGACGAGACGAAGGAGGCCGAGCTGCGCGAGGCGCTCTCGGCGGTGACGGCCGCCGGACCGGCGGCGTGA
- a CDS encoding patatin-like phospholipase family protein produces the protein MSKTPVSSSRAAGAGKAQREPLNIDLALQGGGAHGAFTWGVLSRILEEDWLTIEAISGTSAGAMNAAVLASGYARGGRAGAREALDRYWRKVSDAGRFSPFQRTPLDMLLGRWTLDSSPLFVAMDMMSRVVSPYSLNPAGVNPLMDILAEEIDFDAIASGPIKLFISATNVRTGRNRVFRNGEITPQVLLASACLPTLFQAVEIDGESYWDGGYSGNPTMTPLIKDSTASDTILVQINPVERPGTPRLARDILNRLNEVSFNAVLLKELRMMALLQREALTKGSEAARWARMRMHRITSDAMIDLGYSSKLNAEWEFFTMLHDEGRRSAEAFYREHSDAIGKSSTLDLLEFTEGI, from the coding sequence GTGAGCAAGACGCCTGTTTCCTCCAGCCGGGCCGCGGGTGCGGGCAAGGCGCAGCGCGAGCCGCTCAACATCGACCTCGCCCTCCAGGGCGGCGGCGCGCACGGCGCCTTCACCTGGGGCGTGCTCAGCCGGATCCTCGAGGAGGACTGGCTGACGATCGAGGCGATCTCCGGCACCTCGGCCGGGGCGATGAACGCCGCCGTGCTGGCGTCCGGCTATGCCCGGGGCGGGCGCGCCGGGGCCCGCGAGGCGCTGGACCGGTACTGGCGCAAGGTCTCCGACGCGGGGCGCTTCAGCCCGTTCCAGCGCACGCCGCTCGACATGCTGCTCGGGCGCTGGACGCTCGATTCCTCGCCGCTCTTCGTGGCGATGGACATGATGTCGCGCGTGGTCTCGCCCTACAGCCTCAACCCGGCCGGCGTGAATCCGCTGATGGACATCCTCGCCGAGGAGATCGACTTCGACGCCATCGCCAGTGGCCCGATCAAGCTCTTCATCTCCGCGACGAACGTGAGGACCGGGCGCAACCGCGTCTTCCGCAACGGCGAGATCACGCCGCAGGTGCTGCTCGCCTCGGCCTGCCTGCCGACCCTGTTCCAGGCGGTCGAGATCGACGGAGAGAGCTATTGGGACGGCGGCTATTCCGGCAACCCGACCATGACCCCGCTGATCAAGGACAGCACGGCGAGCGACACCATCCTCGTCCAGATCAACCCGGTCGAGCGGCCGGGCACGCCGCGGCTGGCGCGCGACATCCTGAACCGTCTCAACGAGGTCTCCTTCAACGCGGTCCTGCTGAAGGAGCTCAGGATGATGGCGCTCCTGCAGCGCGAGGCGCTGACCAAGGGCAGCGAGGCCGCGCGCTGGGCGCGCATGCGGATGCACCGCATCACCAGCGACGCGATGATCGACCTCGGCTACTCCTCGAAGCTCAACGCCGAATGGGAGTTCTTCACCATGCTCCATGACGAGGGCCGGCGCTCCGCCGAGGCGTTCTATCGCGAGCACAGCGACGCGATCGGCAAGAGCTCGACGCTCGATCTCCTCGAATTCACCGAGGGGATCTGA
- a CDS encoding AI-2E family transporter, with the protein MTAGKIHHAAQVTVAAILVIAALSIASSVFAPVAFALFIVALVWPLQKALQGALPRLVALAVSVVVMIVAFVGFGSLIIWAFGRVGRWIVSDAARFQSFYDQTTTWLEGHGIVVAGAWSETFSVSWMLRLAQTVTGRLNSTVSFWLVVLVYVLLGLLEVDDFERKLKCMRSRGTGEILLRGSMATGAKIRRYMLVRTAMSIITGALVWAFARAVGLPLAEEWGFIAFSLNYIPFLGPLIATVFPTAFAMTQFGSWGAVVAVFACLNLIQFVVGSYVEPRVAGNALAISPVVVLFSVFFWSYLWGVFGAFIGVPITIALLTFCALHPSTLWLAEIFGSPHKDEPAA; encoded by the coding sequence ATGACGGCGGGCAAGATCCATCATGCCGCGCAGGTGACGGTCGCCGCGATCCTGGTGATCGCGGCCCTGTCGATCGCGAGCTCGGTCTTCGCGCCGGTCGCTTTCGCTCTGTTCATCGTGGCGCTGGTCTGGCCGCTGCAGAAGGCGTTGCAGGGCGCGCTGCCGCGGCTCGTCGCGCTGGCCGTCAGCGTCGTCGTGATGATCGTCGCCTTCGTCGGCTTCGGCTCGCTGATCATCTGGGCCTTCGGCCGTGTCGGGCGCTGGATCGTCAGCGACGCCGCCCGCTTCCAGAGCTTCTACGACCAGACGACGACCTGGCTCGAAGGGCACGGGATCGTGGTCGCAGGGGCCTGGTCGGAGACCTTCAGCGTCTCCTGGATGCTGCGCCTGGCGCAGACCGTCACCGGCCGGCTGAACAGCACGGTGAGCTTCTGGCTGGTGGTGCTCGTCTATGTCCTGCTCGGGCTCTTGGAGGTCGATGATTTCGAGCGCAAGCTCAAATGCATGCGCAGCCGCGGCACCGGCGAGATCCTGCTGCGCGGCAGCATGGCGACGGGCGCCAAGATCCGGCGCTACATGCTGGTCAGGACGGCGATGAGCATCATCACCGGCGCGCTGGTATGGGCCTTCGCCCGGGCCGTCGGGCTGCCGCTCGCCGAAGAATGGGGCTTCATCGCCTTTTCGCTGAACTATATCCCGTTCCTGGGGCCGCTCATCGCCACGGTCTTCCCGACCGCGTTCGCGATGACCCAGTTCGGCTCCTGGGGTGCGGTGGTCGCGGTCTTCGCCTGCCTCAACCTGATCCAGTTCGTCGTCGGCAGCTATGTCGAGCCGCGGGTCGCCGGCAACGCGCTCGCGATCTCGCCGGTGGTCGTGCTGTTCTCGGTGTTCTTCTGGAGCTATCTGTGGGGCGTGTTCGGGGCCTTCATCGGCGTGCCGATCACCATCGCGCTCCTGACCTTCTGCGCGCTGCATCCTTCGACGCTGTGGCTCGCCGAGATCTTCGGCTCGCCGCACAAGGACGAGCCTGCGGCTTAG
- a CDS encoding metallophosphoesterase — translation MTACSFRGPHAAARAFAHPGLPPGHAATPMIIEPRDGDAEDDASSTKKRSLIAIAGSLLGEISLPKLALAWLIGMLLPSLLLGAAPLAASAWVASVSGHLAELAGLGSLALLALIGLVGWFGVRPLFRIVETSFWSLNALVVQPGYALCREGLQHLAEFVIPAGTSASRRASWRAGSAFGAGLLGCLAAGAIAALVWPATRWSGGLADFADPVRLVLPALANAVVLMSLYLAAASLLWGFADGLMEQPRDLSGFDGAPPSARRWRVAHLSDVHVVGERYGFRIESGRAGPRGNERFLQVLDRLDAIHRDEPLDLLLVTGDMTDAGRSAEWAEFLDAMARHPALAARCLILPGNHDVNIVDRANPARLELPGSPGARLRQMRTLSVIAAVQGERVQVFDESRRRLAGSLASALEPHRARISAFADSGSRRLSIGLSALWNGAFPMVLPPAEPDGLGVVLLNSNAEAHFSFTNALGLVAEEDMQAILAVTRAHPQARWILALHHHPVEYPQPAKAFSERIGTALINGSRLLRLLRPVSARMVAMHGHRHIDWIGRCGALKIVSAPSPVMDATDAEPTAFYIHTLAAAPGGLALLQPQRIVIEPAG, via the coding sequence ATGACCGCTTGTTCTTTCCGGGGACCCCATGCTGCCGCCCGCGCCTTCGCCCATCCCGGCCTGCCACCCGGCCACGCCGCCACGCCGATGATCATCGAACCGCGCGACGGCGATGCCGAGGACGATGCGAGCAGCACCAAGAAGCGCTCGCTGATCGCCATCGCCGGCAGCCTGCTCGGCGAGATCAGCCTGCCCAAGCTCGCGCTTGCCTGGCTCATCGGCATGCTGCTGCCGAGCCTGCTGCTCGGCGCCGCGCCGCTGGCCGCCAGCGCCTGGGTCGCCTCGGTCTCGGGCCACCTCGCCGAGCTCGCCGGGCTCGGCTCGCTTGCCCTGCTCGCGCTCATCGGCCTCGTCGGCTGGTTTGGCGTGCGCCCGCTCTTCCGCATCGTGGAGACCAGCTTCTGGTCGCTGAACGCGCTCGTGGTGCAGCCCGGCTATGCGCTGTGCCGCGAGGGCCTGCAGCATCTCGCCGAGTTCGTCATCCCGGCAGGAACGAGCGCGAGCCGGCGGGCTAGCTGGCGGGCCGGCAGCGCCTTTGGAGCGGGGCTGCTGGGCTGCCTCGCCGCGGGCGCCATCGCCGCGCTGGTCTGGCCGGCGACGCGCTGGTCCGGCGGCCTCGCCGATTTCGCCGATCCCGTCCGGCTCGTCCTGCCGGCGCTCGCCAACGCCGTCGTGCTGATGTCGCTTTATCTCGCGGCGGCCTCGCTGCTCTGGGGCTTCGCCGACGGGCTGATGGAGCAGCCGCGCGATCTTTCCGGCTTCGACGGCGCGCCGCCCTCGGCGCGGCGCTGGCGCGTCGCCCATCTCTCCGACGTGCATGTCGTGGGCGAGCGCTACGGCTTCCGGATCGAGAGCGGGCGCGCCGGCCCGCGCGGCAACGAGCGCTTCCTTCAGGTGCTCGACCGCCTGGACGCCATCCACCGCGACGAGCCGCTCGACCTGCTGCTCGTCACCGGCGACATGACCGATGCCGGCCGCTCGGCCGAATGGGCCGAGTTCCTCGACGCGATGGCGCGCCATCCCGCCCTCGCGGCGCGCTGCCTGATCCTGCCCGGCAACCACGACGTCAACATCGTCGACCGCGCCAATCCCGCCCGGCTGGAGCTTCCCGGCAGCCCGGGCGCGCGCCTGCGCCAGATGCGCACGCTCTCGGTCATCGCCGCCGTGCAGGGAGAGCGTGTGCAGGTCTTCGACGAAAGCCGCCGCCGCCTCGCCGGCAGCCTCGCTTCCGCGCTCGAGCCGCATCGCGCCCGGATCTCCGCCTTCGCCGATTCGGGCAGCCGGCGCCTGTCGATCGGGCTTTCCGCGCTCTGGAACGGCGCCTTCCCGATGGTGCTGCCGCCGGCCGAGCCGGACGGGCTCGGCGTCGTGCTGCTGAACTCGAACGCGGAGGCGCATTTCTCCTTCACCAACGCGCTCGGCCTCGTCGCCGAGGAGGACATGCAGGCGATCCTCGCCGTGACCCGCGCCCATCCGCAGGCGCGCTGGATCCTGGCGCTGCACCACCACCCGGTGGAATATCCGCAGCCGGCGAAGGCCTTCTCCGAGCGGATCGGAACCGCGCTGATCAACGGCAGCCGCCTGCTCAGGCTGCTGCGGCCGGTCTCGGCCCGCATGGTCGCGATGCACGGCCACCGTCATATCGACTGGATCGGCCGCTGCGGCGCGCTGAAGATCGTCTCGGCGCCGTCCCCGGTGATGGATGCGACCGACGCCGAGCCGACCGCGTTCTACATCCACACGCTGGCGGCGGCGCCCGGCGGGCTCGCGCTGCTTCAGCCGCAGCGCATCGTGATCGAGCCCGCCGGCTAA
- a CDS encoding Na+/H+ antiporter subunit E: protein MDGAAAADDVRLPALAIRGLCLLGLWVILIGPAPADLPVGLAASAAGVWASARLWPAGGRLSPLGLLRFLLRFLPQSVVAGLDVARRAFAREPNLRPGFARCRSAIPAGLARDTACAVMSLQPGKLPVAVDEDGTLLIHCLDLGEPVAEQVAADEAAFRQILAAEARDG, encoded by the coding sequence ATGGATGGAGCGGCCGCGGCCGACGACGTGCGGCTTCCGGCGCTCGCGATCCGGGGGCTGTGCCTGCTCGGGCTGTGGGTGATCCTGATCGGCCCCGCGCCGGCGGATTTGCCCGTCGGGCTCGCCGCCAGCGCCGCGGGCGTCTGGGCGAGCGCCCGGCTTTGGCCGGCGGGCGGAAGGCTGTCGCCGCTCGGGCTCTTGCGCTTCCTGCTGCGCTTCCTGCCGCAATCCGTGGTCGCGGGGCTCGACGTGGCACGCCGCGCCTTCGCGCGCGAGCCGAACCTGCGGCCGGGCTTCGCCCGCTGCCGCTCCGCGATTCCGGCCGGCCTCGCGCGGGACACCGCCTGCGCCGTGATGAGCCTGCAGCCGGGCAAGCTGCCGGTCGCCGTCGACGAGGACGGAACCCTGCTGATCCATTGCCTCGATCTCGGCGAGCCCGTGGCCGAGCAGGTCGCAGCCGACGAGGCGGCGTTCCGGCAGATCCTCGCAGCGGAGGCGCGCGATGGCTGA
- a CDS encoding monovalent cation/H+ antiporter complex subunit F yields MADALPAVLSGAALFILVVTAIALWRVLRSGIAAERMMAVQLLGTGGAAVLLLIGAATAAAAASDVALLLTLFAAFSCVAFALGSDGEGGDRASPEDRP; encoded by the coding sequence ATGGCTGACGCCCTGCCCGCCGTCCTGTCCGGCGCAGCGCTTTTCATCCTGGTGGTGACGGCCATCGCGCTGTGGCGCGTCCTGCGCTCCGGCATCGCGGCGGAGCGGATGATGGCGGTGCAACTGCTCGGGACCGGCGGAGCGGCCGTCCTGCTGCTCATCGGAGCCGCGACGGCGGCCGCCGCGGCGAGCGACGTCGCGCTGCTGCTGACGCTGTTCGCGGCCTTTTCCTGCGTGGCCTTCGCGCTCGGCAGCGACGGGGAGGGCGGGGACCGCGCCTCGCCGGAGGACCGGCCATGA
- a CDS encoding monovalent cation/H(+) antiporter subunit G, with translation MSMGLLADIATIVLVSAGALLFLAGALGLLRFPDSLSRLHAISKADNLGLGLIVLGLMPQAGSIAGGLKLVCVWLLAQLSAATASQLLARALQRDRTRP, from the coding sequence ATGAGCATGGGCCTGCTCGCCGACATCGCCACCATCGTCCTGGTCTCAGCCGGCGCGCTGTTGTTTCTGGCCGGCGCGCTCGGGCTCCTGCGGTTTCCCGATTCCCTGAGCCGGCTGCATGCGATCAGCAAGGCCGACAATCTCGGGCTCGGGCTGATCGTGCTCGGCCTCATGCCGCAGGCGGGGAGCATCGCGGGCGGCCTGAAGCTCGTCTGCGTCTGGCTGCTGGCGCAGCTTTCGGCCGCGACGGCGAGCCAGCTCCTGGCGCGGGCCCTCCAGCGCGACAGAACCCGGCCATGA
- a CDS encoding hydrogenase subunit MbhD domain-containing protein, whose amino-acid sequence MMALLDLSLAALLLLLALGVVAERQERGAIIAFLAFGLMLGLAWLRLAAPDVALTEIAIGGGVTGILLLRAEAALRGRGKTEEPLRRTGRLAVAVACAMISAGLGYAVLRFATPAPTLAPAAAEALPATELGNPVTAVLLAYRALDTLLEKVVVLLALIGVWSLAPDGLWGGAPVVKPAAVPAPLAWLARVLPPFGVVIGIYMFWVGADAPGGTFQAGTVLAAMWLLVTMAGLYPAPDTGARLPRLLLAGGPVLFLGIAFLGFVFAEGFLAYPEGLAKPLIVAIEAALTLSVAAALALLVAGPARKAPAR is encoded by the coding sequence ATGATGGCGCTTCTCGACCTTTCGCTCGCCGCGCTCCTGCTGCTGCTGGCGCTCGGCGTCGTCGCCGAGCGGCAGGAGCGCGGCGCGATCATCGCCTTCCTCGCCTTCGGGCTGATGCTCGGGCTCGCCTGGCTCAGGCTCGCCGCGCCCGATGTCGCCCTGACCGAGATCGCCATCGGCGGCGGCGTGACCGGCATCCTCCTGCTGCGGGCGGAAGCCGCGCTGCGCGGGCGGGGCAAGACGGAGGAGCCGCTCAGGCGCACCGGCAGGCTCGCCGTCGCCGTGGCTTGCGCCATGATCTCGGCCGGGCTCGGCTACGCCGTGCTGCGCTTCGCCACGCCGGCCCCGACGCTGGCGCCGGCCGCGGCCGAAGCGCTGCCGGCTACCGAGCTCGGCAATCCCGTCACCGCCGTCCTGCTCGCCTATCGCGCGCTCGACACGCTCCTGGAGAAGGTCGTCGTCCTGCTGGCGCTGATCGGGGTCTGGTCGCTGGCGCCCGACGGCCTCTGGGGCGGCGCGCCCGTGGTGAAGCCCGCCGCCGTGCCCGCGCCGCTCGCCTGGCTCGCGCGCGTGCTGCCGCCCTTCGGCGTCGTGATCGGAATCTACATGTTCTGGGTCGGCGCCGACGCACCCGGCGGCACCTTCCAGGCCGGCACCGTGCTCGCCGCGATGTGGCTCCTGGTGACGATGGCCGGGCTCTACCCCGCCCCCGATACGGGCGCGCGGCTGCCCCGCCTGCTGCTCGCCGGCGGCCCGGTGCTGTTTTTAGGTATAGCCTTTCTCGGCTTCGTCTTCGCGGAGGGGTTCCTGGCCTATCCCGAGGGGCTGGCGAAGCCGCTGATCGTGGCGATCGAGGCGGCATTGACCCTCTCCGTCGCGGCGGCGCTCGCCCTGCTGGTCGCAGGGCCGGCCCGGAAGGCGCCGGCGCGATGA
- a CDS encoding NADH-quinone oxidoreductase subunit K has protein sequence MTALLQPAILFGLTGAALVGIGLFAVVTQPGLLRRIVGCNILGAGIFLVFGAVARRGAGAGFEADPVPQALVITGIVVAFSASALAIALLKRLSEITIGEGADAGGPEGGA, from the coding sequence ATGACGGCGCTGCTTCAGCCCGCCATCCTGTTCGGCCTCACCGGCGCGGCGCTCGTCGGCATCGGGCTTTTCGCCGTGGTCACCCAACCCGGGCTGCTCAGGCGCATCGTCGGCTGCAACATCCTCGGCGCCGGCATCTTCCTGGTCTTCGGCGCCGTCGCCAGGCGCGGGGCCGGGGCCGGCTTCGAGGCCGACCCGGTGCCGCAGGCGCTGGTGATCACCGGCATCGTCGTCGCCTTTTCGGCGAGCGCGCTCGCCATCGCCCTGCTGAAGCGGCTCTCCGAGATCACCATCGGCGAGGG